From Campylobacter showae:
AAATTTAGCGCCGTTTGTAGCGTCTCTTCACGCTCCGCTGGGGTTAAATTTGCGCTTATTTCGACTATATCGTCAAATTTAAGCCCAAATTCGCGCTCTTTAAATTTAACCGCCAGCTCCTCTATCTCACGCATCAAGGGCGCATATGTTTTGCCCGCCAACTCCCTAGCCTTCGCCGCTCTAGCCGCTTCTAAGCTCATCACTCCGTCCAGTCGATGATGTTTTTAGGGCACTCTTTGTGATAGACGCCTGTCGCGTCGTAGTACTCCTTGCACTCGTTATAGTACTTCGTCGTCACGCCGCGGTCGTTTAAAAACACGCAACCGCCCAGTATCGCCGCCAGAGCCGATAAAAGTAAAATTTGCGCTAGAGTTTTCATTTGAAAAATTTAGCGTGCTTTTTCTTCATGTATTCGACGACTTCGAACACCTCGTCCACGCCCTCGGCGCCCGAGTTTTCCAGCGCGTCGTCGATGCACTCGATGTAGGTCTCTGCGGCGTCCTCGAGCCTATCTTTTTTCACGCCGGCATAATACAGCATCGCCTCCAGCATCATCGAAAGCTCGTAGCTTAGCTCGTCTACGGTAGGTTCTATTTCTTTCATTTTCTATCCTTGTAAAATCGTTTTTTTGGTTATTAGGTCGGTTATCTGTGCTTTTACGTTTTCATAGCTAAAGCTATCCTTAAAGCCCGCAAAAAGCCCGCCGCTAGCATTCACGTGTCCGCCGCCTCCGACTAAAATTTTAGCCATCTGGCTTACGTCCGCCTTGCCGTTAGCGCGAAAACTCAGCGTCTTTTTGCTCGTAACGTCGATGAAAAAATCAATATCTGGGTTAGCGACTAAAAAGTCGTTGCCGATAACCGAGGTGTTGCCAATATTGTAGGTCAAAATGCCGTTAAGATCGTTATATTTTATGCTAAATTTCTCTTTTTCCTCGCTTAGTTTTTTTACGACAAAGGCTGAGATCAGGTTGCTTAGCGTATCGTTTTTATCCTCTTTGAAAAAATCCTTTTTAAACCCGAAAATCGCCTCATCAAGCCCGACATAGTCGTCTCCAGCGTCAAAAAACTCCCGCGCACGCTCGATAAGATAAAAAAGATAGCGCGAATTTTCAGCCTCAAACATCGTTTTATTTATCTCTTTTGCGTTTGCGACGAGTCCGAGTCCGACCTTGCCCATCTCAAAATTTACGTCGTCTTTTAGCCAGATATCGACCGCATTTACGATGTTGCTAAAGTGATTTAGGCTAGCATCGACCCCGTAAATTTTAGCGAAAAAATCATGCGTGATCTTAGTCGCGCACCTTGAGCTATCTAAACAATACCAACTAAATTTGCTCGCGCACTCGGCTCCGCTTTGGTGGTGATCGAGGAGTAAAATTTTAGCGTTTTTATTTACGAGCGCTTTTTCGTAGGCTTCGCACTGCTCCACAGTTAAATTTAGATCCGTTATCAGGATAAGCGCTTTTTCGTCGTTTTTAGCCGCTTCGCTCTCGCCGTGATTTTCGGGAGCGTTTTGCTGGCTCTCGTTTTGCTCGCCGCTTAAATTTGACTGCGCCTTGGCTACGCTTTTATCCGAAATTTGAGCCAAAATTTGATCAAATTTCTCGTCGATCTCCTTGCCGTAGTTTGAGTTATAAAATTTAACGTTTTTAAAATAGTGATTCGTTATTACCTGCGCGCCGTATCCGTCCAGATCGGTGTGCGAAAGGTGGTGGATGGTCATTTTATTCCTTACAAATTTGATATTTCTATCGTGCCTAGCGTCTCAAATGGCGTATTTGCCGCGACTTCGGCAAAGCTAAGCACCGTGATATCTATGGCGAAATTCGCGCAGATATCGGCGATAAATTTACGCAAGCTAGGCTCCACGCAAAGTATCATCGAGCCGTACTCCGAGATCGGCCGCTTCGCCCTAGCCTCGCGCAGAGCCTGCACGATCGCCGACGTCTGCGAGACGTTTATCATCAGGTGATACGCGCCGTCTTTATACTGCACGGCGTCGATCAGCTTTTGCTGCGCGGCGGGCTCCATCACGTAGAAATTTAGTCGCCCGCCCTCATCGACGTAAAGCGAAGTGATAGCTCGAGCAAGCGCGGTGCGGACGTGCTCTACGATCATATCGAGGTTCTTGCTAACCTCGGCGATGTCGCTTAGAGCCTCCAGGATGCTTAGCATATCTTTTATCGGGATGTGGTCTTTTAATAGCGCTTTTAGCACCTTTTGGATCACTCCGATAGGCGCGATGCGTAGCGTATCCTCGACGATTACGGGGTATTCCGATTTTAGCTTGTCGAGCAAATTTTGCGTCTCTTGGCGAGTTAGGAGCTCGGCGGCGTTTTGCTTTATCAGCTCGCTCATGTGCGTGGAGATGACGCTCGCGGGATCTACGATCGTGTAGCCGCTTAGTATCGCGTCCTCCTTCACGCTCGCATCGATCCATAGCGCGTCTAGGCCAAACGCCGGCTCTTTAGTCGGGATGCCTTCGATGTTGTCGCTAACTAGCCCGCTATCCATCGCGAGAAATTTATCCGCGTAAATTTCGCCCTGCCCGATCACGACGCCTTTTAGCTTAAAGCGGTATTCGTTTGGCGGTAGTTGGAGGTTGTCGCGGATGCGGATCTTTGGCATCAAAAAACCAAGCTGTGCCGCGATATTTCGGCGCATCGCTCGTATGCGCTCGATGAGATCTGTTTCGGCGATCTTTAGCAAGCCGTAACCCAGATCAAGCTCTAAAATTTCAAGCTTTAAGATATCGTTTATCTTAGCTTCCTCTTCGCGGGCGATCTCTTCTTCGCTTTTTTTAGGGGGTTTTGGTGCGGCCTGCCCCTCTTCTTCGCCTTGGGTAGAGCTTGCGCTTTGGGCCTTGGCGGTCAAATTTATCTTGCCCTCTTTTACCTCTTTCATTATATAGCCCATACTTAAAAATAGAAGCGAGATAAAGCCCAGAGATAGCGTCGGTAGCCCCGGAACTAGAGCAAAGATAAATAGTATAAAGCCGACTATCAAAAGCGTTTTGTATTCGCCCAGCAGCTGCGTTAGCGAGCCTTCGGCGAAATTTTCATCGTCCTTGCTAGCGCGCGTGATGATGATCGCCGTAGCCGTCGACGTGATGAGGCCCGGAATCTGGCTCACTAGACCGTCGCCGATCGTTAGGATCGTGTAGTTTTGCGCCGAGGTAGCCATATCTAGGCCGTACTGAAACGAGCCGATGAGAAAGCCGCCGACGATGTTTATGATCGTGATGATGATGCCAGCGACTGCGTCGCCTTTTATAAATTTAGACGAACCGTCCATCGCACCGTAGAAATTCGCCTCGCCGATGATAGCTTCGCGGCGCTCTCTGGCGGTCTTTTCATCGATTAGACCGGCGTTTAGGTCGGCATCTATCGCCATTTGTTTACCAGGCATCGCATCGAGCGTAAATCTCGCCTGCACCTCGCTCACGCGCGTCGAGCCCTTGGTAACGACCATGAAATTTATAAGAACTAGGATCGTAAAGACGATCACGCCGATGACGTAATTGCCGCCTACGACGAACTGCCCAAAGCTTGAGACGATCTCGCTTACAGCATCTGGACCGTTGTGTCCTTCGCTCAAAATCATACGCGTGGTGGCTATGTTTA
This genomic window contains:
- a CDS encoding DHH family phosphoesterase, which translates into the protein MTIHHLSHTDLDGYGAQVITNHYFKNVKFYNSNYGKEIDEKFDQILAQISDKSVAKAQSNLSGEQNESQQNAPENHGESEAAKNDEKALILITDLNLTVEQCEAYEKALVNKNAKILLLDHHQSGAECASKFSWYCLDSSRCATKITHDFFAKIYGVDASLNHFSNIVNAVDIWLKDDVNFEMGKVGLGLVANAKEINKTMFEAENSRYLFYLIERAREFFDAGDDYVGLDEAIFGFKKDFFKEDKNDTLSNLISAFVVKKLSEEKEKFSIKYNDLNGILTYNIGNTSVIGNDFLVANPDIDFFIDVTSKKTLSFRANGKADVSQMAKILVGGGGHVNASGGLFAGFKDSFSYENVKAQITDLITKKTILQG
- the flhA gene encoding flagellar biosynthesis protein FlhA, which codes for MAKQKRNILTLVAPFLEPIVRFKGLTIVGVIIAILAIIIVPLPSAVLDFFLALSISISVLIILIAVYVPKPTDLSTFPTLILIITLFRLSLNIATTRMILSEGHNGPDAVSEIVSSFGQFVVGGNYVIGVIVFTILVLINFMVVTKGSTRVSEVQARFTLDAMPGKQMAIDADLNAGLIDEKTARERREAIIGEANFYGAMDGSSKFIKGDAVAGIIITIINIVGGFLIGSFQYGLDMATSAQNYTILTIGDGLVSQIPGLITSTATAIIITRASKDDENFAEGSLTQLLGEYKTLLIVGFILFIFALVPGLPTLSLGFISLLFLSMGYIMKEVKEGKINLTAKAQSASSTQGEEEGQAAPKPPKKSEEEIAREEEAKINDILKLEILELDLGYGLLKIAETDLIERIRAMRRNIAAQLGFLMPKIRIRDNLQLPPNEYRFKLKGVVIGQGEIYADKFLAMDSGLVSDNIEGIPTKEPAFGLDALWIDASVKEDAILSGYTIVDPASVISTHMSELIKQNAAELLTRQETQNLLDKLKSEYPVIVEDTLRIAPIGVIQKVLKALLKDHIPIKDMLSILEALSDIAEVSKNLDMIVEHVRTALARAITSLYVDEGGRLNFYVMEPAAQQKLIDAVQYKDGAYHLMINVSQTSAIVQALREARAKRPISEYGSMILCVEPSLRKFIADICANFAIDITVLSFAEVAANTPFETLGTIEISNL